Proteins encoded in a region of the Anopheles ziemanni chromosome 2, idAnoZiCoDA_A2_x.2, whole genome shotgun sequence genome:
- the LOC131281773 gene encoding uncharacterized protein LOC131281773, translated as MQPPQRYIPSVSDLYGTDEIEFLLDEIRDLEPACCQLEDIQDFEIAGSRAGELSISLESPIGTCTSWDSHAHYRQRIGNTPLPWGVALHCDASHLTSPTGIVRILLVVSSAACLACECSAGTVQVGLFLLPLIGRLRLMVFCALFSLLVTCLMLFLDISHIALMFPFNWGRLNAWLYLTIGLLFIVGSSLLIHMVFFAEEFMWVPKHSKDTLFISAILGYICSIEAFALAALTKCPSQYRHVIDEYSDMCLEERELSPICSNDLTNHNHTTASNELSNHRSYNRIDTGDSITPTCNQKPYIPVKRPDQSYNQRPTLGNMQKSNHRNRQGYHYQPIASTSRQSPTFVLDEDALPGPSSRSLDYSSA; from the exons ATGCAACCACCCCAACGTTACATACCGTCAGTTTCTGATTTATACGGTACGGACGAAATAGAGTTCCTCCTGGACGAAATACGGGATCTCGAACCAGCCTGCTGTCAGCTGGAGGACATCCAG GACTTTGAAATAGCTGGCAGCAGAGCAGGGGAGCTTTCCATATCGCTCGAGTCACCGATCGGCACGTGCACGTCCTGGGACTCGCATGCACACTACCGTCAAAGGATAGGGAACACACCGCTACCGTGGGGCGTTGCGCTGCACTGCGACGCCTCACACCTCACCAGCCCGACCGGTATCGTGCGGATACTGCTGGTG gtCTCATCCGCGGCATGCCTTGCCTGTGAGTGTTCGGCCGGCACGGTTCAGGTCGGACTGTTTCTACTGCCATTGATTGGGCGCTTGAGGTTGATG GTGTTTTGCGCCCTGTTTTCGCTATTAGTAACCTGCCTGATGCTGTTTTTGGATATCTCACACATAGCATTAATGTTTCCATTCAATTGGGGACGATTG AATGCATGGCTGTACCTGACAATCGgcttattatttattgttggTTCATCGTTGCTAATACATATGGTGTTTTTCGCGGAGGAATTTATGTGGGTGCCAAAGCACTCCAAGGACACCCTCTTCATATCGGCG ATTCTCGGCTACATCTGCTCGATCGAGGCGTTCGCGTTGGCCGCACTGACCAAGTGCCCTTCGCAGTACCGGCACGTGATCGACGAGTATAGCGACATGTGCCTGGAGGAGCGCGAACTCAGCCCGATCTGCAGTAACGATCTTACCAACCACAACCACACCACGGCTTCGAACGAGCTCTCGAACCATCGCAGCTACAACCGGATCGACACGGGTGACAGCATCACACCGACGTGCAATCAGAAACCTTACATACCAG TCAAACGTCCCGACCAGTCGTATAATCAGCGACCTACCTTAGGCAACATGCAGAAGTCGAATCACCGCAACCGCCAGGGCTACCACTATCAACCAATAGCCTCAACCTCCCGGCAGAGCCCAACGTTTGTGCTGGATGAGGATGCCCTGCCGGGCCCGTCGTCCCGCTCGCTCGACTACTCCAGTGCGTGA